In Pyrus communis chromosome 1, drPyrComm1.1, whole genome shotgun sequence, the following are encoded in one genomic region:
- the LOC137713358 gene encoding zinc finger CCCH domain-containing protein 20-like, whose protein sequence is MMLGEPHRPNPTVHVPPWLLYDDSTAEMYSPFPLSGVSVSSDGNANGADFNSPYYLHEALTTFQRYLPSNETDPDSDSDISGRESDAPVDAYSCDHFRMFEFKVRRCARGRSHDWTECPYAHPGEKARRRDPRKYHYSGTACPDFRKGHCKKGDACEFAHGVFECWLHPARYRTQPCKDGTSCKRRVCFFAHTPEQLRVLPQQSPRGGGNSLNSAESYDGSPLRQAMEAAAASCVKTMPFMSSPPEESPEVSPPVSPMSRSLGSGSINEMVASLRNLQLGKVKSFPSSRNVKMGGSSGFGSPGSPGVGSPRGSILRPGFSSLPSTPTRVPHRSGISYLDFCEESCEEPAMERVESGRGLRAKMFEKLREENSVGRVDPGPNCSGAPDVGWVSELVQ, encoded by the coding sequence atgatgctcGGAGAACCGCACCGTcccaatccaacggtccacgtCCCTCCGTGGCTCCTGTACGACGATTCCACGGCCGAGATGTACTCACCGTTTCCCCTGAGCGGCGTCTCTGTTAGCTCCGACGGCAATGCAAACGGCGCCGACTTCAACAGCCCGTACTACCTCCACGAAGCCCTAACGACGTTCCAGCGCTACTTGCCTTCCAACGAGACCGACCCGGACTCGGACTCAGATATTTCCGGCCGCGAATCGGACGCGCCGGTCGACGCCTACTCCTGCGACCACTTCAGGATGTTCGAGTTCAAGGTTAGGAGGTGCGCACGTGGCCGGTCACATGACTGGACCGAGTGTCCATACGCCCACCCGGGGGAGAAGGCCAGGCGCCGCGACCCGAGGAAGTATCACTATTCGGGTACGGCCTGCCCCGATTTCCGAAAGGGTCATTGCAAGAAGGGTGACGCGTGCGAGTTTGCGCACGGGGTTTTCGAGTGCTGGCTCCACCCGGCGCGCTACCGTACTCAGCCTTGCAAGGACGGCACCAGCTGCAAGCGGAGGGTTTGTTTCTTTGCTCACACGCCGGAGCAGCTTAGGGTTTTGCCTCAGCAGAGCCCCAGAGGCGGAGGCAACTCCCTCAACTCGGCCGAGTCGTATGACGGGTCACCGCTGAGGCAGGCGATGGAGGCCGCTGCTGCTTCGTGTGTGAAAACCATGCCCTTCATGTCCTCCCCGCCGGAAGAGTCGCCGGAGGTGTCGCCGCCAGTATCTCCGATGAGCCGGTCTCTTGGGTCGGGCTCTATTAATGAAATGGTAGCTTCGCTTAGGAACTTGCAGCTCGGAAAAGTCAAGTCTTTTCCCTCTTCTCGGAATGTTAAGATGGGGGGATCTTCTGGGTTTGGGTCTCCAGGATCTCCAGGGGTCGGGTCACCACGCGGGTCCATACTCCGACCCGGATTCTCCAGCCTGCCTTCAACACCGACCCGGGTCCCGCACCGTTCCGGAATCAGTTATTTGGATTTCTGCGAGGAGAGTTGTGAGGAGCCTGCAATGGAGAGGGTGGAGTCTGGAAGGGGGCTGAGAGCCAAGATGTTTGAGAAGCTGAGGGAGGAGAATTCAGTGGGCCGGGTGGACCCGGGTCCGAATTGTTCCGGTGCTCCGGATGTTGGGTGGGTTTCTGAGCTGGTTCAGTGA
- the LOC137747948 gene encoding transcription factor MYB36-like: MGRAPCCDKSRVKKGPWSPEEDTTLKNYLHKHGSGGNWIALPTKAGLNRCGKSCRLRWLNYLRPDIKRGGFTEGEDKVICTLYGTIGSRWSIIASQLPGRTDNDIKNYWNTKLKKKLLATNNMNTVDTNLSQFSDSIPKTETLHDQGTPSCFDGTLPYLKDVSSGQSFDPCTQISPSNPMEVNGFETREGKSFSIISPSQEVSSLPTSSGLGLENNYSIWSGNEGVDNVSGVLMPLGFEPPNDDLLDGFGY; this comes from the exons ATGGGAAGAGCTCCATGCTGTGACAAATCCAGAGTGAAGAAAGGACCCTGGTCACCGGAAGAAGACACCACCCTCAAGAACTACCTCCACAAACATGGCAGTGGTGGCAACTGGATTGCTCTACCGACCAAAGCAG GCCTCAATCGTTGCGGTAAGAGTTGTCGTTTGAGATGGCTGAACTATCTTAGGCCTGACATCAAGCGGGGAGGTTTTACTGAGGGAGAAGACAAAGTTATTTGCACTCTCTATGGTACCATTGGAAGTAG GTGGTCTATTATAGCTTCTCAACTTCCAGGAAGAACTGACAATGATATTAAAAACTATTGGAACaccaaattgaagaaaaaactcTTGGCAACAAACAACATGAACACCGTTGATACCAACTTATCACAGTTTTCGGATTCGATTCCGAAAACTGAAACCCTACATGACCAGGGAACACCATCGTGTTTTGATGGGACATTGCCATATCTAAAGGATGTAAGCTCGGGGCAAAGCTTTGATCCCTGCACTCAAATTTCTCCTTCAAATCCTATGGAAGTTAATGGCTTTGAGACTAGAGAAGGCAAGAGTTTCAGCATTATTTCACCATCTCAAGAAGTTTCAAGCCTTCCAACTTCATCTGGTTTGGGTTTGGAGAACAATTACAGCATCTGGTCTGGCAATGAAGGTGTCGATAATGTCAGTGGGGTTCTTATGCCCCTTGGATTTGAGCCTCCTAATGATGATCTTCTGGATGGCTTTGGTTATTAA
- the LOC137743031 gene encoding large ribosomal subunit protein eL6-like: MAAKARNPRKTRNPDLVRGVGKFSRSKMYHKRGLWAIKAKNGGVFPRHDAKPAAETQPEKPPKFYPADDVKKPLVNKRKPKPTKLRGSITPGTVLIILAGRFKGKRVVFLKQLSSGLLLVTGPFKINGVPLRRVNQSYVIATSTKVDISGLNVEKFDDKYFAKEVEKKKKKGEGEFFETEKEEKNVLPQGKKDDQKSVDASLIKSIEAVPDLKTYLAARFSLKAGMKPHELVF; this comes from the exons ATGGCGGCAAAAGCAAGGAACCCGAGAAAGACCCGAAACCCAGATCTCGTTCGCGGGGTGGGTAAGTTCTCGAGGTCCAAAATGTACCACAAACGTGGTCTTTGGGCTATCAAGGCCAAAAACGGCGGCGTTTTCCCTCGCCACGACGCGAAGCCGGCGGCGGAGACCCAGCCTGAGAAGCCGCCCAAATTCTACCCCGCCGACGACGTCAAGAAACCTCTCGTCAACAAACGCAAACCCAAGCCCACCAAGCTCAG GGGTAGTATTACACCAGGGACGGTGCTGATTATATTGGCTGGAAGGTTTAAAGGAAAGAGAGTTGTTTTTCTTAAGCAGCTTTCTTCTGGGCTCCTGCTTGTTACTG GTCCCTTTAAAATTAATGGTGTGCCTTTGAGACGTGTTAATCAGTCTTACGTGATTGCCACTTCTACCAAGGTTGACATTTCTGGGTTGAACGTTGAAAAGTTCGATGATAAATACTTTGCTAAGGAAgttgaaaagaagaagaagaagggagagggCGAATTTTTTGAGACCGAGAAAGAG GAGAAGAATGTGCTGCCGCAAGGAAAGAAAGACGATCAGAAGAGTGTGGATGCTTCATTGATAAAGTCCATTGAGGCTGTCCCAGACTTGAAGACGTACTTGGCGGCTAGATTCTCTCTCAAGGCTGGCATGAAGCCTCATGAGCTTGTCTTTTAG